In Candidatus Rokuibacteriota bacterium, one genomic interval encodes:
- a CDS encoding PaaI family thioesterase: protein MPAIPPHDARDFGGLVGIQALALGDGRSRCSLTIDGRHYNPNGVLHGGVTFTLTDVAMGSAVFSTLPKGERTTAMEVQVRFLRAVMGGTLTVEGEVVSRHERIAVTRADVRDDGGHLVATATGTFYIFPNSTSDAITSEERETQ from the coding sequence ATGCCCGCGATCCCACCGCATGACGCTCGCGACTTCGGCGGACTGGTGGGCATCCAGGCGCTCGCGCTCGGGGATGGACGCTCGCGCTGCTCGCTCACGATCGACGGGCGCCACTACAACCCGAACGGGGTCCTCCACGGAGGGGTCACGTTCACCCTCACCGACGTGGCAATGGGGTCGGCGGTCTTCTCGACGCTTCCGAAAGGGGAACGCACGACCGCGATGGAAGTCCAGGTGCGCTTCCTGCGCGCGGTCATGGGTGGCACGCTGACGGTCGAAGGCGAGGTCGTGAGTCGCCATGAACGAATCGCCGTCACGCGGGCCGATGTCAGGGACGACGGGGGACATCTCGTCGCCACCGCCACCGGGACATTCTACATCTTCCCGAACTCCACATCGGACGCGATCACGAGCGAAGAACGGGAGACACAATGA
- a CDS encoding enoyl-CoA hydratase-related protein: protein MTFETITVEEADAVATLTLHRPEKLNALNVRMGEELCEALARLAKSANARVLVVTGAGRAFSAGGDIGSMDQVAGNTFSIDHSVRIYCEVARRLRELPLPVVAKLNGDAFGGSLGIVMACDLRLARDDARMGFVFTRVGLSGADAGVSYLLPRLVGVAKAVELLFLGETIGAAEAERIGLIHRAVPAAELDRTTEDIVRRLAAGPPLALQFTKRALYDGLTRDIASDFEYEAYVQALCFQSEDHREGLTAFRDKRAPVFRGR, encoded by the coding sequence ATGACATTCGAGACCATCACGGTCGAAGAAGCCGACGCCGTCGCGACCCTGACCCTCCACCGGCCGGAGAAGCTCAACGCCCTCAACGTACGGATGGGCGAGGAGCTCTGCGAGGCGCTCGCAAGGCTCGCCAAGAGCGCGAACGCGCGTGTCCTGGTGGTCACCGGCGCCGGGCGCGCCTTCAGCGCGGGGGGCGATATCGGTTCGATGGACCAAGTCGCGGGTAACACGTTCTCCATCGACCACAGCGTCAGGATCTACTGTGAGGTCGCCCGGCGACTCCGCGAGCTCCCGCTGCCCGTCGTGGCGAAGCTGAATGGCGATGCCTTCGGCGGCTCGCTCGGGATCGTGATGGCGTGCGACCTGCGCCTTGCCCGCGACGACGCCCGCATGGGCTTCGTCTTCACCCGTGTCGGCCTGAGCGGCGCCGACGCCGGCGTGAGCTACCTCCTGCCGCGGCTCGTCGGCGTCGCCAAGGCGGTCGAGCTGCTGTTCCTGGGCGAGACGATCGGCGCGGCGGAGGCGGAGCGCATTGGGCTCATCCACCGCGCCGTGCCCGCGGCCGAGCTCGATCGAACGACTGAGGACATCGTCAGGCGCCTCGCCGCGGGACCGCCGCTCGCGCTCCAGTTCACCAAACGCGCGCTCTACGACGGCCTCACCCGGGACATCGCGAGCGATTTCGAATACGAGGCCTACGTGCAGGCGCTCTGCTTCCAGAGCGAGGATCATCGCGAAGGACTCACAGCCTTCCGCGACAAGCGGGCGCCCGTCTTCCGCGGGCGCTGA
- a CDS encoding long-chain-fatty-acid--CoA ligase: MIHPYAYYLDRAARWYPERIAVIEGEARLTYRELDQRVSALARALIHLGVKPGDRVAVLQANNHQFMEALAGAARAGAAFVPILGMLTEADHAYVVQDCGARVLIAPVAALGTRARTLKERVPGVAHVLTVGGGDGALDYEQLLTSHAGEAPVIRGKEGDLGQILYTSGTTGKPKGVVHTFATTQAAMFAWVEIARRQPGDVGLLYTPMSHFAARLMDSGWVAGSTAVILQAPDPVQTFAAIERHRVTHLLAIPTLLQMFLGHPEIDRHDLSSLRFICYAAAPASSALVRRAIERFGSILHTGWGGTEAYGLNTHMTPVEHRAALEGHEDRLLSCGRENSLGGRVRILDEQGRDVSPGDVGEACVRAPWMTAGYWNLPELTAQTIVDGWLHFGDLARVDEDGYIYLVDRKGDMIITGGMNVYPREVEEVLYQHPAVLEAAVIGVPDEKWGEAVKAVVALKSGQTVGEAELLAFAKERLAPFKAPKSLEIRASLPKTPVGKISRRDVKAQYWAGQGRMVHGAGGRA, translated from the coding sequence ATGATCCACCCGTACGCGTACTACCTCGACCGCGCGGCGCGATGGTATCCGGAGCGGATCGCGGTGATCGAAGGCGAGGCGCGGCTCACCTACCGGGAGCTCGACCAGCGTGTGAGCGCACTCGCCCGCGCGCTGATCCATCTCGGCGTGAAGCCCGGTGATCGCGTCGCCGTGCTCCAGGCGAACAACCACCAGTTCATGGAAGCGCTCGCGGGCGCCGCCCGCGCCGGCGCGGCGTTTGTCCCGATACTCGGGATGCTCACCGAGGCCGATCACGCCTACGTAGTCCAGGACTGCGGCGCCCGCGTCCTGATCGCCCCCGTGGCCGCGCTGGGCACGCGCGCGCGCACGCTGAAGGAGCGCGTGCCCGGTGTCGCTCACGTGCTCACTGTCGGCGGCGGCGACGGCGCGCTCGACTACGAGCAGCTCCTGACGAGCCACGCCGGCGAGGCCCCGGTCATCCGCGGCAAGGAGGGCGACCTCGGCCAGATCCTCTACACCTCAGGCACGACGGGGAAGCCCAAGGGTGTGGTCCACACCTTTGCCACCACGCAGGCGGCGATGTTCGCCTGGGTCGAGATCGCGCGACGCCAACCGGGCGACGTCGGGCTCCTGTACACGCCGATGAGCCACTTCGCCGCGCGCCTCATGGACTCCGGCTGGGTCGCGGGAAGCACAGCCGTGATCCTCCAGGCGCCCGATCCCGTCCAGACGTTCGCGGCGATCGAGCGCCACCGGGTGACGCACCTCCTCGCGATCCCCACCCTGCTCCAGATGTTCCTCGGCCACCCCGAGATCGACCGCCACGACCTCTCGAGCCTCCGCTTCATCTGCTACGCCGCGGCGCCCGCCTCGTCCGCCCTCGTGCGCCGGGCGATCGAGCGCTTCGGCTCGATCCTGCACACGGGCTGGGGCGGCACCGAGGCCTACGGCCTCAACACCCACATGACACCCGTGGAGCACCGGGCGGCGCTCGAGGGCCACGAGGATCGCCTGCTCTCGTGCGGGCGCGAGAACTCGCTCGGCGGCCGGGTGCGCATCCTCGACGAGCAGGGGCGCGACGTGTCCCCAGGCGACGTCGGCGAGGCGTGCGTGCGCGCGCCGTGGATGACGGCCGGCTACTGGAACCTGCCCGAGCTGACCGCGCAAACGATCGTCGACGGGTGGCTCCACTTCGGCGACCTCGCGCGCGTGGACGAGGACGGCTACATCTACCTCGTGGACCGCAAGGGCGACATGATCATCACCGGCGGGATGAACGTCTACCCGCGCGAGGTGGAGGAGGTCCTCTACCAGCACCCCGCCGTGCTGGAGGCCGCCGTCATCGGCGTTCCCGACGAGAAGTGGGGCGAGGCGGTGAAGGCGGTCGTCGCCCTCAAGAGCGGGCAGACCGTCGGCGAGGCGGAGCTGCTCGCGTTCGCGAAGGAGCGGCTCGCGCCGTTCAAAGCGCCCAAGTCGCTCGAGATCCGCGCGTCCCTGCCGAAGACGCCCGTCGGGAAGATCTCGCGGCGCGACGTCAAGGCCCAGTACTGGGCGGGCCAGGGGCGGATGGTCCACGGCGCCGGGGGCCGGGCGTGA
- a CDS encoding zinc-binding dehydrogenase yields the protein MRAARFYAAKEPLRIEEVEAGLPGEGEVRVAVEACGICGTDLHIAIEGTIQLPKTPIVLGHEAAGVVAAVGPGVTRWKAGDRVTIFPTVACGACYACRQGREVLCPQAQVLGVNREGAFAESITLPASCLLPLPAEVSFPVGAIVADAVSTAYRAIVHRGQLKQGERVAIFGCGGLGFHGIKIAKLLGASQIIGVDVARGALRRAEEAGATQAIDASSGEVAKQIRALTAGEGVDLAVEFVGLKASVTEAMRSLKRGGRAVVAGVGGDRVELPPLRSFVGGELAVLASMGFDRAEVEAVIRLVAEGTLDLSSSVTDVIPLDAINEGFRRAFTKEGDPIRIVVRPGAPG from the coding sequence ATGCGCGCGGCGAGGTTCTACGCGGCGAAGGAGCCGCTGAGGATCGAGGAGGTCGAGGCGGGGCTGCCGGGCGAAGGCGAAGTCCGGGTCGCCGTGGAGGCGTGCGGAATCTGCGGCACCGACCTCCACATCGCGATCGAGGGGACGATCCAGCTCCCGAAGACACCGATCGTCCTCGGCCACGAGGCCGCGGGCGTGGTCGCCGCGGTCGGCCCCGGGGTCACGCGCTGGAAGGCGGGCGACCGCGTGACGATCTTCCCCACCGTCGCGTGCGGCGCGTGCTACGCGTGCCGGCAGGGGCGCGAGGTCTTGTGCCCCCAAGCGCAGGTGCTCGGGGTCAACCGCGAGGGCGCCTTTGCCGAGTCGATCACGCTCCCGGCCTCGTGCCTCCTGCCCCTGCCTGCCGAGGTGTCCTTCCCCGTCGGCGCGATCGTGGCGGACGCGGTCTCGACGGCCTACCGCGCCATCGTCCACCGCGGCCAGCTCAAACAGGGTGAGCGCGTCGCCATCTTCGGCTGCGGCGGCCTCGGCTTTCACGGGATCAAGATCGCGAAGCTCCTCGGCGCCTCTCAGATCATCGGCGTGGACGTCGCGCGCGGAGCGCTGAGACGCGCCGAGGAAGCCGGCGCCACTCAGGCCATCGACGCCTCGAGCGGGGAGGTGGCGAAGCAGATCCGCGCGCTCACGGCAGGCGAAGGCGTGGACCTCGCCGTCGAGTTCGTCGGCCTCAAGGCCTCCGTCACCGAGGCGATGCGAAGCCTCAAGCGCGGCGGGCGCGCGGTCGTCGCGGGCGTCGGCGGCGACAGGGTCGAGCTGCCGCCGCTCCGCTCCTTCGTCGGTGGCGAGCTGGCCGTGCTCGCCTCCATGGGCTTCGACCGCGCGGAGGTCGAGGCGGTCATCCGTCTCGTCGCCGAGGGCACGCTCGATCTCTCGTCCTCCGTGACCGACGTGATCCCGCTCGACGCGATCAACGAGGGGTTCCGCCGGGCGTTCACCAAGGAGGGCGACCCGATCCGCATCGTCGTCCGCCCCGGAGCGCCCGGGTGA
- a CDS encoding ABC transporter substrate-binding protein → MRSVPIVALGVAVLFAVLFAVAVTAPAQSRVPGVTDTEIVLGTSTPLSGPAAAWGNTARGMEAWAAHVNEQGGVHGRKIRLVIKDDGYVPGRAVANVTEMKDSVFAVVGLLGTAIVAAAKDVAIGAGVPLVAPFGNARIFTRETRERMQGVFVINTDYPPEGEFLATHALRQLKAKKLAVFYQNDEYGKGGLDGVRKAVAAVGGAQLVGEVAYELSDRALGTHALKLKESGAEVVILYPTTTHGALILKEMATHGYRPTVMASFTLADPLMFTLAGELWEGAYVNVAGQVGPLTAPEAMRAIEILTKYEPSLKGKEYAGLYGAVSMMLTVEGLKRAGRDVTREKFIAALETVKDFRAEGIGAAITFGPTRRHGLNAVMLMRAEKGKLVPVTGWQFFPPLY, encoded by the coding sequence ATGCGAAGCGTTCCGATCGTAGCGCTCGGCGTCGCCGTCCTGTTTGCCGTCCTGTTTGCCGTCGCTGTCACCGCGCCGGCCCAGAGTCGCGTGCCGGGGGTGACGGATACAGAGATCGTCCTCGGCACCTCGACCCCGCTGTCGGGTCCGGCGGCAGCCTGGGGAAACACGGCGCGCGGCATGGAGGCGTGGGCGGCCCACGTCAACGAGCAGGGCGGCGTCCACGGAAGAAAAATCCGCCTCGTGATCAAGGACGACGGCTACGTCCCCGGCCGCGCCGTCGCCAACGTCACCGAGATGAAGGACTCGGTCTTCGCCGTCGTCGGCCTCCTCGGCACGGCGATCGTCGCCGCTGCCAAGGACGTCGCCATCGGCGCCGGGGTGCCGCTCGTGGCGCCGTTCGGAAACGCCCGCATCTTCACCCGCGAGACACGCGAGCGCATGCAGGGCGTCTTCGTCATCAACACCGACTACCCGCCCGAGGGCGAGTTCCTCGCGACCCACGCCCTCCGCCAGCTCAAGGCGAAGAAACTCGCCGTCTTCTACCAGAACGACGAGTACGGTAAGGGTGGTCTCGACGGCGTCCGCAAGGCCGTCGCGGCCGTCGGCGGCGCCCAGCTCGTCGGCGAGGTCGCCTACGAGCTCTCCGACCGGGCGCTCGGCACTCACGCGCTCAAGCTGAAGGAGTCCGGCGCCGAGGTCGTGATCCTGTACCCCACGACCACGCACGGCGCCCTGATCCTCAAGGAGATGGCGACCCACGGCTATCGCCCGACCGTGATGGCCTCGTTCACGCTGGCGGACCCCCTGATGTTCACGCTCGCGGGCGAGCTGTGGGAAGGCGCCTACGTCAACGTCGCCGGTCAGGTCGGCCCGCTCACGGCGCCGGAAGCGATGCGGGCGATCGAGATCCTCACGAAGTACGAGCCGAGCTTGAAGGGCAAGGAGTACGCGGGGCTTTACGGCGCGGTCTCGATGATGCTCACGGTCGAAGGGCTCAAGCGCGCCGGGCGCGATGTCACACGCGAGAAGTTCATCGCGGCGCTCGAAACCGTCAAGGACTTCAGGGCCGAGGGGATCGGCGCGGCGATCACGTTCGGCCCGACCCGCCGCCACGGCCTCAACGCGGTCATGCTCATGCGCGCCGAGAAGGGGAAGCTCGTACCGGTTACCGGCTGGCAGTTCTTCCCGCCGCTCTACTGA
- a CDS encoding enoyl-CoA hydratase, with amino-acid sequence MQTVIVERSDGVATVRLNRPEKMNALNMALISELTGTFRELQRDDSVRAVVLTGNGPAFSAGGDFEAIHALAQAPPVESRRALLDGLEVLKALWALERPTVALVNGAAVGGGLSLALTCDFVLAVETATLSFPFVRLGIVPDLGALYTVPRLVGVRRAKELLMSGRAFTAREAADIGLITRAVAKDALESEGAALARELAQGATRALGATKTLLQRGLDLDFEQFLELEAHAQSLLWHTADHREGVAAFRERRAPRFIGR; translated from the coding sequence ATGCAGACCGTGATCGTCGAGCGCAGCGACGGCGTGGCCACCGTGCGCCTGAACCGCCCGGAGAAGATGAACGCGCTGAACATGGCGCTAATCAGCGAGTTGACGGGAACGTTCCGGGAGCTCCAGAGAGACGACAGCGTGCGCGCGGTCGTCCTCACCGGCAACGGCCCCGCCTTCTCGGCGGGCGGCGACTTCGAGGCCATCCATGCGCTCGCGCAGGCCCCGCCTGTCGAGAGCCGGCGGGCGCTGCTGGACGGCCTCGAGGTGCTGAAGGCGCTCTGGGCCCTCGAGCGGCCCACCGTGGCGCTCGTCAACGGCGCAGCGGTCGGCGGCGGCCTCTCGCTTGCGCTCACCTGCGATTTCGTGCTGGCCGTGGAGACGGCCACGCTCTCGTTTCCGTTCGTGCGCCTCGGGATCGTCCCCGACCTCGGCGCGCTCTACACCGTGCCCCGCTTGGTCGGCGTCAGGCGCGCGAAGGAGCTGCTGATGAGCGGCCGCGCGTTCACCGCGCGCGAGGCCGCGGACATCGGACTGATCACGCGCGCCGTCGCGAAGGACGCGCTCGAGAGCGAGGGCGCGGCGCTCGCGCGCGAGTTGGCTCAGGGCGCCACGCGGGCGCTCGGCGCGACGAAGACCCTCCTCCAGCGAGGGCTCGATCTCGATTTCGAGCAGTTCCTCGAGCTGGAGGCGCACGCCCAGTCGTTGCTCTGGCACACGGCCGATCACCGCGAGGGCGTCGCCGCGTTCCGCGAGCGCCGGGCTCCGCGGTTCATCGGAAGGTAG
- a CDS encoding OB-fold domain-containing protein codes for MADTPRPAPVPDAVTAPFWEGCAQGELRVQECRACRFRWLPGSVVCPHCWSDAVTWVASAGEGTVVTFAVYHRSYHPAFQPLVPYVVAVVELAEGPRLVSNVVGVAPERVRVGMPVRVEFQSAGDIALPVFRPVGEGD; via the coding sequence ATGGCGGACACACCTCGCCCCGCTCCGGTCCCCGATGCCGTCACCGCGCCCTTCTGGGAAGGCTGCGCGCAGGGCGAGCTTCGCGTCCAGGAATGCCGGGCCTGCCGGTTCCGGTGGCTCCCGGGATCGGTGGTGTGCCCGCACTGCTGGAGCGATGCGGTCACGTGGGTGGCGTCCGCTGGCGAAGGCACGGTGGTCACCTTTGCCGTCTATCACCGCAGCTACCACCCCGCGTTCCAGCCGTTGGTGCCCTACGTGGTCGCTGTGGTAGAACTCGCGGAGGGGCCGCGTCTGGTGAGCAACGTCGTTGGCGTCGCGCCGGAGCGCGTGCGCGTGGGCATGCCCGTGCGCGTCGAGTTCCAGTCGGCCGGCGACATCGCGCTGCCGGTGTTCCGGCCTGTCGGAGAAGGAGACTAG
- a CDS encoding acyl-CoA dehydrogenase family protein, which yields MEFAFTPEQLEFRRSVAAFCEREIVPIAGECDARGKFPLHLFKTLGRLGWLGVKFPTEWGGAGQGSVTYAILAEELGRASAGIALGFYVHVALALTAISVFGTHAQKERYLRPGIAGEKIGAWSFAEPGAGSDPGSITCRAEKTATGYRISGTKMFTTNGPFADFVVLTASTAPGQGVRGLSLFLVDRGLAGFTVGRRIETMGMRASQTAELSFDGCEVSADALLGEENRGAMTAMQTLTAGRITAAAYAVGTGRAALEATLAYVKQRQQFGQPIGKFQGVQWMLADMATALEAARLLTYQAAWLADAGLPHIKEASMAKLFATETATRLANDALQLHGGYGYVLESPIQRLYRDVKLFEIGEGTSQIHRNIIARQLGL from the coding sequence ATGGAGTTTGCTTTCACGCCCGAGCAACTCGAGTTCCGCCGGAGCGTGGCCGCGTTCTGCGAGCGCGAGATCGTCCCGATCGCGGGCGAGTGCGACGCGCGCGGCAAGTTCCCGCTCCACCTCTTCAAGACGCTCGGCCGGCTCGGCTGGCTCGGCGTGAAGTTCCCGACGGAGTGGGGCGGCGCGGGCCAGGGCAGCGTGACCTACGCGATCCTCGCCGAGGAGCTGGGCCGCGCCTCGGCGGGCATCGCGCTCGGCTTCTACGTCCACGTGGCGCTCGCGCTGACCGCGATCAGCGTCTTCGGTACCCATGCCCAGAAGGAGCGCTATCTCCGCCCCGGGATCGCCGGCGAGAAGATCGGCGCGTGGTCCTTCGCCGAGCCGGGCGCCGGCTCCGACCCGGGCTCGATCACCTGCCGCGCGGAGAAAACGGCCACGGGCTATCGGATCAGCGGGACCAAGATGTTCACGACGAACGGCCCGTTCGCCGACTTCGTCGTGCTCACCGCCTCGACGGCGCCGGGCCAGGGTGTCAGGGGGCTCTCGCTCTTCCTCGTGGATCGCGGGTTGGCCGGCTTCACGGTGGGCCGCAGGATCGAGACGATGGGGATGCGCGCCTCCCAGACGGCCGAGCTCTCCTTCGACGGCTGCGAGGTGTCCGCCGACGCGCTCCTGGGCGAGGAGAACCGCGGCGCCATGACCGCGATGCAGACGCTGACGGCCGGCCGGATCACCGCGGCCGCGTACGCCGTGGGCACGGGCCGGGCGGCGCTGGAGGCGACGCTCGCGTACGTGAAGCAGCGCCAGCAGTTCGGTCAGCCCATCGGAAAGTTCCAGGGCGTCCAGTGGATGCTCGCCGACATGGCGACGGCGCTCGAAGCCGCCCGGCTCCTCACTTACCAGGCCGCCTGGCTCGCCGACGCTGGGCTCCCCCATATAAAGGAAGCGTCCATGGCCAAGCTCTTCGCCACCGAGACGGCCACGCGCCTCGCGAACGACGCGCTCCAGCTCCACGGGGGCTACGGCTACGTCCTGGAGTCGCCGATCCAGCGGCTCTACCGAGACGTGAAGCTCTTCGAGATCGGCGAGGGCACCTCGCAGATCCACCGGAACATCATCGCCCGCCAGCTCGGGCTCTGA
- a CDS encoding citrate/2-methylcitrate synthase produces the protein MKKARADSWQGYWTTKIGWAEAGKILVRGYRAEELIRNVSFAEAAYLVIRGELPTRAQAQALDAVLRSGLDQAFISSAVPPARFAASAAPEAPAAAIAAGVIAFGSVTGSPRECAEMLAAAHRERTKRRLSLAEAARRTVESYAKDKRRIPGLGHPVHKRVEPRAAALTEVAKTLGVWGKRAQLFDAVAREATRRFNHPLPANLAGVIAAVLLEIGFDPLEMVGLGVLSYLPALIAHTTEEIREGHPLRIIPPELGARYAGPAERPLPARHAKRRTGRA, from the coding sequence GTGAAGAAGGCTCGCGCCGACTCGTGGCAGGGCTACTGGACGACAAAGATCGGCTGGGCCGAGGCGGGCAAGATCCTCGTCCGCGGCTACCGCGCCGAGGAGCTGATCCGCAACGTCAGCTTCGCCGAAGCCGCGTACCTCGTCATCCGCGGCGAGCTCCCGACGCGCGCCCAGGCCCAGGCCCTCGACGCCGTGCTGCGCTCGGGGCTCGATCAGGCGTTCATCAGCTCCGCCGTCCCGCCCGCGCGCTTCGCCGCCTCGGCGGCGCCCGAGGCGCCGGCGGCGGCGATCGCCGCGGGCGTCATCGCCTTCGGGTCGGTCACGGGCTCGCCGCGCGAGTGCGCCGAGATGCTGGCCGCGGCCCACCGCGAGCGGACGAAACGCCGCCTCTCGCTCGCCGAGGCGGCGCGCCGCACCGTCGAGTCGTACGCGAAGGATAAGCGCCGGATCCCCGGCCTCGGCCACCCGGTGCACAAGCGCGTTGAGCCGCGCGCCGCGGCGCTCACGGAGGTCGCGAAAACGCTCGGCGTGTGGGGCAAACGCGCGCAGCTCTTCGACGCGGTCGCGCGCGAGGCCACGCGGCGCTTCAACCACCCGCTGCCGGCGAACCTCGCCGGCGTGATCGCGGCGGTGTTGCTCGAGATCGGCTTCGACCCGCTCGAGATGGTCGGGCTCGGCGTCCTCTCCTATCTCCCCGCGCTCATCGCCCACACGACCGAGGAGATCCGCGAGGGCCATCCTTTGCGGATCATTCCGCCAGAACTCGGCGCGCGCTACGCGGGCCCCGCCGAGCGGCCCCTGCCCGCCCGCCACGCCAAGCGGCGCACGGGCAGAGCCTGA
- a CDS encoding thiolase family protein, giving the protein MPTSARIVGVGHTSLAPRLNRSAWALQAEAVRAAVADAGLRPQDVDGLITEPGYSQGVIEGITPHFLRLGAMLGLNPRYTSSEVLGGASCVAMVQRAAMAVAAGLCNVCVCVFGDAPSMARGTWSYGRGDGSAFGLFGAAGLHALAARRHMAVYGTRPEHLGEVAVTFRQHAGLTPHAQQRAPLPLGEYLESPYLVEPLRVLDCCLISDGAGAVVVTSAERARDLSRGGIRIAGFGQAHNLTGLAGADYLTTLPARESGPIAFGMAGITHDDVDIAQLYDCFTIVVLMQLEDYGFCAKGAAGAFVADGHLRLGGRLPTNTAGGLLSEGFGGGMFHVIEAVRQLRGECGARQVEEAEVALVSGHGLGMNTHATVILCRD; this is encoded by the coding sequence GTGCCGACCAGCGCCCGCATCGTCGGCGTCGGCCACACGAGCCTCGCCCCTCGACTGAACCGCTCGGCGTGGGCGCTGCAGGCGGAGGCCGTGCGCGCGGCCGTGGCAGATGCGGGGCTCAGGCCGCAGGACGTGGATGGCCTGATCACGGAACCCGGATACTCACAGGGGGTCATCGAAGGCATCACGCCGCACTTCTTGCGCCTCGGCGCGATGCTCGGGCTGAATCCCCGCTACACGTCTTCGGAGGTTCTCGGTGGGGCGAGCTGCGTGGCCATGGTGCAGCGCGCCGCGATGGCCGTCGCCGCCGGCCTCTGCAACGTGTGCGTGTGCGTGTTCGGCGACGCGCCCTCCATGGCCCGGGGAACCTGGAGCTACGGCCGCGGCGACGGCTCCGCCTTTGGACTGTTCGGCGCGGCGGGACTGCACGCGCTCGCGGCGCGCCGTCACATGGCCGTCTACGGTACCCGGCCGGAGCACCTCGGGGAAGTCGCTGTAACCTTCCGGCAACACGCCGGCCTCACGCCGCACGCGCAGCAGCGGGCTCCCCTCCCGCTCGGCGAATACCTGGAATCGCCGTATCTCGTCGAGCCATTGCGCGTGCTCGACTGCTGCCTGATCTCCGACGGCGCCGGCGCTGTCGTCGTCACGTCTGCCGAGCGAGCGCGTGACCTGTCCCGCGGAGGGATCCGGATCGCCGGGTTCGGACAGGCGCACAACTTGACGGGCCTCGCCGGCGCCGACTACCTGACCACGCTGCCGGCGCGGGAGTCGGGCCCGATCGCGTTCGGAATGGCCGGCATCACGCACGACGACGTGGACATCGCTCAGCTCTACGACTGCTTCACGATCGTCGTGCTCATGCAGCTCGAGGACTACGGCTTCTGCGCGAAGGGCGCCGCGGGCGCGTTCGTCGCCGACGGCCACCTCCGCCTCGGCGGGCGTTTGCCCACCAACACTGCCGGCGGCCTGCTGTCCGAAGGGTTTGGAGGCGGGATGTTCCATGTCATCGAGGCGGTCCGCCAGCTGCGCGGCGAGTGCGGCGCGAGACAGGTCGAGGAGGCCGAGGTCGCCCTGGTGAGCGGCCACGGTCTCGGGATGAACACGCACGCGACTGTGATCCTGTGCCGGGACTGA
- a CDS encoding enoyl-CoA hydratase-related protein, translating to MSVRFETRGHIAIVTIDRPEVRNAIDPATGEALADAWRQLRDRADLRVAVLTGAGSDAFCAGADLRSVGEFYRSLTSAERLARGEREPGLGGLTRNLDVWKPIIAAVNGYCLAGGFELALACDIRIASDTATFGLPEVSLGIMPGAGGTQRLARVAPLGWALEMILTGERITAAEAWRLGIVNRVVPPADLLDAAVTLAERICRNGPLAVQAAKQAVYRGLHLPMDEALRLEQLLAEPVRQSEDAQEGPRAFFQKRTPVFKGR from the coding sequence ATGAGCGTCCGCTTCGAGACCCGTGGCCACATCGCGATCGTCACGATCGATCGCCCCGAGGTCCGCAATGCCATCGACCCGGCGACCGGCGAGGCGCTGGCCGACGCGTGGCGACAGCTGCGCGACCGTGCCGATCTGCGGGTCGCTGTGCTCACCGGCGCCGGGAGCGACGCATTCTGCGCCGGCGCGGACTTGAGAAGCGTCGGCGAGTTCTACCGCTCGCTGACCTCGGCGGAGCGTCTGGCGCGCGGCGAGAGGGAGCCGGGGCTCGGCGGCCTCACCCGCAACCTCGACGTCTGGAAACCGATCATCGCAGCCGTCAACGGCTACTGCCTCGCCGGGGGGTTCGAGCTGGCGCTTGCGTGCGACATCCGGATTGCGTCGGACACCGCCACCTTCGGCCTGCCCGAGGTGAGCCTGGGCATCATGCCGGGCGCCGGCGGAACGCAGCGCCTCGCTCGCGTGGCCCCTCTCGGCTGGGCGCTCGAGATGATTCTGACCGGCGAACGGATCACGGCAGCCGAGGCCTGGCGGCTCGGCATCGTGAACCGCGTCGTACCCCCCGCCGACCTGCTCGACGCCGCGGTAACGCTGGCCGAGCGTATCTGCCGGAACGGTCCCCTGGCGGTGCAGGCGGCGAAACAGGCGGTCTACCGCGGCCTCCACCTGCCAATGGACGAGGCGTTGCGGCTCGAACAGCTTCTCGCCGAGCCGGTGCGTCAGAGCGAAGACGCTCAGGAAGGGCCGCGCGCGTTCTTTCAAAAACGCACGCCGGTCTTCAAAGGCCGATAA